Proteins encoded together in one Psychrobacter sp. 28M-43 window:
- the secF gene encoding protein translocase subunit SecF, with translation MAIDNNNPLEQQNNPDRNGSNGDTTNASTRRRNKPRRDGKGSNTKTNNPTTAKSGKSPSRRGGKGQNAKDSQALSTAIVSDVISGDAADDAAAVAEGGIKAVGNQRIIPFMKIEKPMALLSLFMVIGSIIAIAVNGLNLGLDFTGGVSADVRYEQPVEQVAVVQALADNGFDDAVVQYLGTREELLVRLPPQSDNVDGLSANLTQALALPSNTATISNVNIIGSQVGNEVYLNSVMALVLALVCMLGYVALRFQFKLSLGAVLSLFHDAVVTIGVFALFGFPFDLTVLAAVLALIGYSLNDTIVVYDRIRENFRRVRGITPEQTIDLSLTETLRRTIMTISTVLLVVLAMLFLGGDGLYWFSVALFIGLLAGTYSSTYIASSIPLRMGLSRDDFIVKVKPEFEEEIVTFNDPKMFEQDNV, from the coding sequence ATGGCGATCGATAATAACAACCCTTTAGAACAGCAGAATAATCCTGATCGAAATGGCTCAAACGGTGACACGACCAATGCAAGTACGCGTCGCCGTAACAAACCGCGTCGTGATGGTAAAGGTAGCAATACTAAAACCAATAACCCTACTACCGCAAAGTCAGGCAAAAGCCCTAGTCGTCGCGGTGGTAAAGGTCAAAATGCCAAAGACAGTCAAGCGCTGTCTACCGCTATTGTTTCTGACGTAATATCAGGTGACGCCGCTGATGATGCCGCAGCTGTCGCTGAAGGTGGCATCAAAGCGGTTGGCAACCAACGTATCATTCCATTTATGAAGATAGAAAAGCCGATGGCGCTATTATCTTTATTTATGGTGATCGGTAGTATCATTGCTATCGCGGTAAACGGTCTGAATTTAGGCCTCGATTTCACTGGTGGTGTATCTGCTGATGTGCGTTATGAGCAGCCTGTTGAGCAAGTTGCTGTGGTACAAGCACTAGCAGACAATGGCTTCGATGACGCGGTTGTACAGTATCTAGGTACGCGTGAAGAGCTATTAGTACGTTTGCCTCCTCAATCTGATAACGTCGATGGGCTAAGCGCAAATCTGACGCAAGCATTGGCATTACCTAGCAACACCGCTACAATTAGCAACGTAAATATCATCGGTAGCCAAGTTGGTAATGAAGTTTATCTAAACTCCGTCATGGCATTGGTATTGGCACTGGTATGTATGCTTGGCTATGTTGCCCTACGCTTCCAGTTCAAATTGTCTCTAGGTGCTGTACTGTCACTGTTCCATGATGCCGTCGTAACCATCGGTGTATTTGCACTATTCGGTTTCCCGTTTGATCTGACGGTATTGGCTGCGGTATTGGCATTGATTGGTTATTCATTGAACGATACTATCGTTGTCTATGACCGTATTCGTGAAAACTTCCGCCGTGTTCGCGGAATTACGCCAGAACAGACGATTGATTTGTCATTGACCGAAACGCTACGCCGTACGATTATGACCATTTCAACTGTTCTATTGGTCGTACTAGCCATGCTCTTCTTGGGCGGTGATGGATTATACTGGTTCTCAGTAGCTCTGTTTATTGGTTTGCTTGCGGGTACTTACTCATCGACTTATATCGCCAGCTCGATTCCGCTGCGCATGGGCCTGTCGCGTGATGACTTTATCGTAAAAGTAAAACCAGAGTTTGAAGAAGAAATCGTTACTTTCAACGATCCAAAAATGTTTGAGCAAGACAACGTTTAG